A genomic region of Eriocheir sinensis breed Jianghai 21 chromosome 42, ASM2467909v1, whole genome shotgun sequence contains the following coding sequences:
- the LOC127009864 gene encoding uncharacterized transmembrane protein DDB_G0289901-like isoform X17: MPESNCHLCHIHDHTPSNTLLRTHPLRVSRTNHTTTALPSTSTTLPHHHHHGRSARGSGSNLANLSDRTNSLPGSRSNTLSHTPQVSIAPDGDRVGTHRRHHHSRHHHRHHHHSRHSDDSRHGSTNSRDDLSGVLAALMETSRSPSAASNRASSGHREPDLLTALPPVAHTSKGSTLTRETREGERRPSNSTLAQDTEQDYYLHVHRQAFKEEARRQRFNLQTVMLIGCYTLLFVVAIIVGVVLCQQNGWLGLGTPDPPPPLSDNPDFRPSQARELDRTGRGRGSRNRGARLPGPTIDYDYPDDGPPPRISAGPILPSGENDPLRSLNFGPDDLAAAEAGHGVGGRAPPLPVSPSGAQSDSSRNWEGAENRAGVGGGGKSLRPHPGRRPAPGNLPDAFVPQGSPGGQGRPAGVAGAGILDTLMSVEEHGVAGGSHGQGGVFMPGGDGRNTAGSNRAFNGAGNTASNNRAFDGAGSTVGNNRAFNGAGNTADNNRAFNGAGNTAGNNRAFDGAGNTAGNNRAFNGAGNTAGNNRAFNGAGNTAGNNIAFNGAGNTAGNNRAFNGAGNTAGNNRAFNGAGNTAGNNRAFNGAGNTAGNTRAFNIAGNNGVFNTAGNTAGNNGAFSGARSTAASNNVAFNAAGNTGTGSSSSFSTAGVTGAGSNGRFNGAANTPENNAAQNAASIVGGGGDRAFNSVGNAGTGRNGAFRVAANNDDGANRVFSGVGNSGSGANGAFNGAGNTGGGSLNGAGNTGGGSLNGAGNTGGGSLNGAGNTGGGSLNGAGNTGGGSLNGAGNTGGGSLNGAGNTGGGSLNGAGNTGGRSLNGAGNTGGRSLNGAGNTGGGSLNGAGNTGGRSLNGAGNTGGRSLNGAGNTGGGSLNGAGNTGVRGNTGGVINIGTVAESTSPAGTGAGSTGLEATGVGTAGVGATGLGNVDVGATGSRARGVGSTGVRGTGAGVTGADNIGVGATGSRASGAGITGVRGTGVGNTGVGNTGIGATGNGGVSRSGVATDRNGDGTLTGVTGNTGMGSTGTLGGGVNGNRAVNTGGNAATTPLGGIVNNGNARFNNGVVNAGAGSGGSRSNGRRPAGTLLPVTTSTVNTGSSNAFASGGVPLPGLGPHGNSVPNTGIGNGGSTGNTRNRPNAGVGSTGLGIGTGSAGVSHDSAGTGVDNTGFGTGVRNAGAGIGLGGAGAGTDVANSGFGAAVGSAGNTGVGGVGADMGTGVGKVSAGVGNAGNRFAVRVNNDDTRTGVSNTGGSAVLGNAGASNWVTNNGAGNTAGADTSDASVGTKVVNAGVGGRASNVRTGISVGSTGAGEDTGRQDNAASIIGAGRPGLGLSGGAAVDVSGDRVTDGGGGVRRPGGRQSTRGRGVLRDLGNGNRNIGRGSAEPSNSAPTPGSEGRGGPSAPAQPAPSNTLGGGEAEAKAGQGQGSVASRRTVAGPGFTVQRGQVVAMATITPDSPDPTLLRPDHDVIVHISPSTQGPAVTLLANPDKTGDTTIEATGGGSAGTASTGAVGEGNRAASLGGRVSVRIEGPSRRKLTRERVSMVPGSGRGNSARAGVVLRRWEHMDDAGTLSRGLVRQDGSFSFTNCRPSEICRATQG; the protein is encoded by the exons ATGCCTGAATCCAACTGCCACCTTTGCCACATTCACGACCACACTCCCTCCAACACACTTCTCAGAACCCATCCCTTAAGGGTCTCCAGaaccaaccacaccaccaccgcactaccatccacctccaccacactccctcaccaccaccaccatgggagATCAGCACGAGGGAGTGGGAGTAACTTAGCCAACCTTAGCGACAGAACGAACTCCCTCCCTGGCAGCCGCAGCAACACCCTCTCGCACACTCCACAAGTCTCCATAGCCCCTGATGGTGATAGGGTTGGCACACACAGACGGCATCACCATTcccgtcatcaccaccgtcaccatcaccacagccgcCACTCCGATGACTCCAGGCACGGGTCTACTAACTCCAGAGATGACTTGAGTGGGGTCTTGGCTGCCCTGATGGAGACCAGTCGCTCCCCCAGTGCAGCCAGTAACCGTGCTAGTAGTGGGCACCGAGAACCTGACCTCCTCACCGCCCTTCCACCGGTCGCCCACACCAGCAA gGGCAGCACATTAACAAGGGAAACAAGGGAGGGAGAGCGGCGCCCCAGCAACAGCACGCTGGCGCAGGACACGGAGCAGGACTACTACCTCCATGTGCACCGCCAGGCCTTCAAGGAGGAGGCGCGGCGACAACGCTTCAACCTGCAGACCGTCATGCTCATAGGCTGCTACACGCTGCTG TTCGTGGTGGCCATCATCGTGGGTGTGGTGCTGTGTCAGCAGAACGGCTGGCTGGGCCTGGGTACACCTGACCCCCCGCCACCCCTCAGCGATAACCCTGACTTCCGGCCGTCCCAGGCACGGGAGCTAGACAGAACCGGGCGTGGCCGCGGCTCCAGGAACAGGGGCGCGCGTCTCCCCGGCCCCACTATAGACTACGACTATCCCGACGACGGGCCGCCCCCCAGGATCAGCGCCGGGCCAATCCTCCCCTCCGGTGAGAACGACCCCCTTCGCTCCCTCAACTTTGGCCCCGACGACCTGGCAGCAGCCGAAGCAGGGCATGGGGTGGGGGGCCGAGCCCCTCCCCTGCCTGTCTCCCCATCTGGTGCGCAGTCTGACTCTTCGAGAAACTGGGAGGGGGCGGAGAATCGTGCCGGGGTGGGCGGTGGCGGCAAGAGCCTCAGGCCACACCCAGGCCGCCGCCCAGCACCAGGGAATTTGCCAGACGCTTTCGTGCCCCAGGGCAGCCCCGGCGGCCAGGGTCGCCCCGCGGGGGTGGCTGGGGCAGGGATTCTGGACACCCTGATGTCTGTGGAGGAGCATGGCGTGGCAGGGGGCAGCCACGGACAGGGAGGCGTCTTCATGCCGGGCGGTGACGGGCGCAACACTGCAGGCAGCAACAGAGCATTTAATGGCGCTGGCAACACTGCTAGCAACAACAGAGCATTTGACGGCGCTGGCAGCACTGTAGGCAACAACAGAGCATTTAACGGCGCTGGCAACACTGCAGACAACAACAGAGCATTTAACGgcgctggcaacactgcaggcaACAACAGAGCATTTGACGgcgctggcaacactgcaggcaACAACAGAGCATTTAACGGCGCTGGCAATACTGCAGGTAACAACAGGGCATTTAACGgcgctggcaacactgcaggcaACAACATAGCATTTAACGgcgctggcaacactgcaggcaACAACAGAGCATTTAACGgcgctggcaacactgcaggcaACAACAGAGCATTTAACGgcgctggcaacactgcaggcaACAACAGAGCATTTAACGGCGCTGGCAACACTGCTGGCAACACCAGAGCATTTAATATTGCTGGCAACAACGGAGTATTTAACACCGCTGGCAACACTGCTGGCAACAACGGAGCATTTAGCGGAGCTAGAAGCACTGCTGCCAGCAATAATGTAGCATTTAACGCTGCTGGCAACACTGGTACTGGCAGCAGCAGCTCATTCAGCACCGCAGGTGTCACTGGTGCTGGCAGCAACGGAAGATTCAACGGCGCTGCCAACACTCCTGAGAACAACGCAGCACAGAACGCAGCCAGCATCGTAGGAGGGGGCGGCGACAGAGCATTTAACAGTGTTGGTAACGCAGGCACGGGCAGAAACGGGGCATTTAGAGTTGctgctaataatgatgatggtgccAACAGGGTATTCAGTGGTGTTGGTAACTCTGGTAGCGGTGCCAATGGAGCATTTAATGGTGCTGGCAACACTGGAGGTGGATCATTGAATGGTGCTGGCAACACTGGAGGTGGATCATTGAATGGTGCTGGCAACACTGGAGGTGGATCATTGAATGGTGCTGGCAACACTGGAGGTGGATCATTGAATGGTGCTGGCAACACTGGAGGTGGATCATTGAATGGTGCTGGCAACACTGGAG GTGGATCATTGAATGGTGCTGGCAACACTGGAGGTGGATCACTTAATGGTGCTGGCAACACTGGAGGTAGATCACTGAATGGTGCTGGCAACACTGGAGGTAGATCACTGAATGGTGCTGGCAACACTGGAG GTGGATCACTTAATGGTGCTGGCAACACTGGAG GTAGATCACTTAATGGTGCTGGCAACACTGGAG GTAGATCACTTAATGGTGCTGGCAACACTGGAGGTGGATCACTTAATGGTGCTGGCAACACTGGTGTCCGCGGCAACACTGGCGGCGTGATTAATATCGGCACAGTTGCTGAAAGCACTAGTCCTGCCGGCACTGGTGCTGGCAGTACTGGGTTGGAAGCCACTGGTGTTGGCACTGCCGGTGTGGGAGCCACAGGTCTTGGTAACGTTGATGTGGGAGCTACTGGAAGTAGAGCTAGAGGTGTTGGTAGCACTGGTGTAAGAGGAACTGGAGCTGGAGTCACTGGTGCTGATAACATTGGTGTAGGAGCTACTGGTAGTAGAGCTAGTGGTGCTGGTATTACTGGTGTGAGAGGCACAGGTGTTGGAAATACAGGCGTTGGTAACACTGGCATAGGTGCTACCGGTAACGGGGGTGTCTCACGCAGTGGTGTTGCTACCGATCGTAACGGTGACGGAACCCTTACTGGGGTTACTGGCAACACTGGGATGGGCAGCACCGGTACACTTGGTGGTGGTGTCAACGGAAACAGAGCAGTCAACACTGGTGGTAATGCTGCGACCACTCCTCTTGGTGGTATTGTTAACAATGGCAATGCAAGATTCAACAATGGTGTTGTCAACGCTGGTGCTGGCAGTGGTGGTTCCCGCAGTAACGGGAGGCGCCCTGCCGGCACCTTGCTACCTGTCACTACCTCCACAGTCAACACCGGTAGTAGCAACGCCTTTGCAAGTGGTGGTGTTCCCCTCCCCGGCCTAGGACCTCATGGAAATAGTGTGCCTAATACCGGTATTGGTAACGGTGGTAGTACTGGCAATACTAGGAACAGACCAAACGCTGGTGTTGGTAGTACTGGTTTGGGTATTGGCACAGGCAGTGCTGGTGTTAGTCATGATAGTGCTGGTACAGGTGTTGACAATACTGGTTTTGGCACTGGTGTTCGCAACGCCGGGGCAGGTATTGGTttaggtggtgctggtgctggaacTGATGTTGCTAATTCTGGTTTTGGTGCTGCTGTTGGCAGTGCTGGTAATACCGGTGTTGGCGGTGTTGGAGCTGATATGGGCACTGGTGTTGGCAAAGTTAGTGCTGGTGTTGGTAATGCTGGGAACAGATTTGCTGTCAGAGTTAATAATGATGACACTAGGACTGGTGTTAGCAATACTGGTGGCAGTGCTGTTCTAGGCAATGCTGGTGCCAGTAATTGGGTCACTAATAATGGTGCTGGAAATACTGCCGGCGCTGATACTAGTGATGCTAGTGTTGGCACTAAAGTTGTGAACGCTGGTGTTGGCGGTAGAGCTAGTAATGTTCGTACAGGTATAAGTGTTGGCAGTACTGGAGCTGGTGAGGATACAGGAAGACAGGATAACGCCGCGAGTATTATCGGCGCTGGCAGACCTGGCCTCGGGCTTAGTGGCGGGGCCGCGGTGGATGTTAGCGGTGACAGGGTCACTGATGGCGGCGGCGGAGTACGGCGGCCAGGGGGGCGGCAAAGCACTCGAGGGCGAGGAGTCTTACGGGACTTGGGTAATGGAAACAGAAACATAGGGCGGGGGAGTGCAGAACCCTCTAACTCCGCCCCCACCCCAGGATCTGAAGGAAGGGGCGGCCCCAGCGCCCCTGCCCAGCCCGCTCCGAGCAATACCCTAGGAGGCGGCGAAGCAGAGGCCAAGGCGGGACAGGGGCAGGGCAGCGTGGCGTCGCGGCGTACCGTGGCGGGACCGGGATTCACTGTGCAGCGGGGACAGGTGGTTGCCATGGCCACCATCACGCCGGACAGCCCCGACCCGACGCTGTTGCGCCCCGACCATGACGTCATCGTTCACATCTCCCCAAGCACGCAGGGTCCCGCCGTGACGCTGCTGGCCAACCCCGACAAGACAGGCGACACAACCATTGAAGCTACGGGAGGGGGAAGTGCTGGGACGGCGAGCACGGGTGCGGTGGGAGAGGGAAACAGGGCCGCTTCTTTGGGAGGGAGGGTTTCGGTGAGGATAGAAGGGCCGAGCCGAAGGAAGTTGACCCGGGAGCGTGTAAGCATGGTGCCGGGATCTGGGCGAGGCAACTCGGCGCGGGCGGGCGTGGTGTTGCGGCGGTGGGAGCACATGGATGATGCGGGCACGCTGAGCCGCGGCCTCGTGCGGCAGGACggctctttctccttcaccaacTGTCGACCCTCGGAGATATGCCGGGCCACGCAGGGCTGA
- the LOC127009864 gene encoding uncharacterized PE-PGRS family protein PE_PGRS3-like isoform X11 has protein sequence MPESNCHLCHIHDHTPSNTLLRTHPLRVSRTNHTTTALPSTSTTLPHHHHHGRSARGSGSNLANLSDRTNSLPGSRSNTLSHTPQVSIAPDGDRVGTHRRHHHSRHHHRHHHHSRHSDDSRHGSTNSRDDLSGVLAALMETSRSPSAASNRASSGHREPDLLTALPPVAHTSKGSTLTRETREGERRPSNSTLAQDTEQDYYLHVHRQAFKEEARRQRFNLQTVMLIGCYTLLFVVAIIVGVVLCQQNGWLGLGTPDPPPPLSDNPDFRPSQARELDRTGRGRGSRNRGARLPGPTIDYDYPDDGPPPRISAGPILPSGENDPLRSLNFGPDDLAAAEAGHGVGGRAPPLPVSPSGAQSDSSRNWEGAENRAGVGGGGKSLRPHPGRRPAPGNLPDAFVPQGSPGGQGRPAGVAGAGILDTLMSVEEHGVAGGSHGQGGVFMPGGDGRNTAGSNRAFNGAGNTASNNRAFDGAGSTVGNNRAFNGAGNTADNNRAFNGAGNTAGNNRAFDGAGNTAGNNRAFNGAGNTAGNNRAFNGAGNTAGNNIAFNGAGNTAGNNRAFNGAGNTAGNNRAFNGAGNTAGNNRAFNGAGNTAGNTRAFNIAGNNGVFNTAGNTAGNNGAFSGARSTAASNNVAFNAAGNTGTGSSSSFSTAGVTGAGSNGRFNGAANTPENNAAQNAASIVGGGGDRAFNSVGNAGTGRNGAFRVAANNDDGANRVFSGVGNSGSGANGAFNGAGNTGGGSLNGAGNTGGGSLNGAGNTGGGSLNGAGNTGGGSLNGAGNTGGGSLNGAGNTGGGSLNGAGNTGGGSLNGAGNTGGRSLNGAGNTGGRSLNGAGNTGGGSLNGAGNTGGRSLNGAGNTGGRSLIGAGNTGGRSLNGAGNTGGGSLNGAGNTGVRGNTGGVINIGTVAESTSPAGTGAGSTGLEATGVGTAGVGATGLGNVDVGATGSRARGVGSTGVRGTGAGVTGADNIGVGATGSRASGAGITGVRGTGVGNTGVGNTGIGATGNGGVSRSGVATDRNGDGTLTGVTGNTGMGSTGTLGGGVNGNRAVNTGGNAATTPLGGIVNNGNARFNNGVVNAGAGSGGSRSNGRRPAGTLLPVTTSTVNTGSSNAFASGGVPLPGLGPHGNSVPNTGIGNGGSTGNTRNRPNAGVGSTGLGIGTGSAGVSHDSAGTGVDNTGFGTGVRNAGAGIGLGGAGAGTDVANSGFGAAVGSAGNTGVGGVGADMGTGVGKVSAGVGNAGNRFAVRVNNDDTRTGVSNTGGSAVLGNAGASNWVTNNGAGNTAGADTSDASVGTKVVNAGVGGRASNVRTGISVGSTGAGEDTGRQDNAASIIGAGRPGLGLSGGAAVDVSGDRVTDGGGGVRRPGGRQSTRGRGVLRDLGNGNRNIGRGSAEPSNSAPTPGSEGRGGPSAPAQPAPSNTLGGGEAEAKAGQGQGSVASRRTVAGPGFTVQRGQVVAMATITPDSPDPTLLRPDHDVIVHISPSTQGPAVTLLANPDKTGDTTIEATGGGSAGTASTGAVGEGNRAASLGGRVSVRIEGPSRRKLTRERVSMVPGSGRGNSARAGVVLRRWEHMDDAGTLSRGLVRQDGSFSFTNCRPSEICRATQG, from the exons ATGCCTGAATCCAACTGCCACCTTTGCCACATTCACGACCACACTCCCTCCAACACACTTCTCAGAACCCATCCCTTAAGGGTCTCCAGaaccaaccacaccaccaccgcactaccatccacctccaccacactccctcaccaccaccaccatgggagATCAGCACGAGGGAGTGGGAGTAACTTAGCCAACCTTAGCGACAGAACGAACTCCCTCCCTGGCAGCCGCAGCAACACCCTCTCGCACACTCCACAAGTCTCCATAGCCCCTGATGGTGATAGGGTTGGCACACACAGACGGCATCACCATTcccgtcatcaccaccgtcaccatcaccacagccgcCACTCCGATGACTCCAGGCACGGGTCTACTAACTCCAGAGATGACTTGAGTGGGGTCTTGGCTGCCCTGATGGAGACCAGTCGCTCCCCCAGTGCAGCCAGTAACCGTGCTAGTAGTGGGCACCGAGAACCTGACCTCCTCACCGCCCTTCCACCGGTCGCCCACACCAGCAA gGGCAGCACATTAACAAGGGAAACAAGGGAGGGAGAGCGGCGCCCCAGCAACAGCACGCTGGCGCAGGACACGGAGCAGGACTACTACCTCCATGTGCACCGCCAGGCCTTCAAGGAGGAGGCGCGGCGACAACGCTTCAACCTGCAGACCGTCATGCTCATAGGCTGCTACACGCTGCTG TTCGTGGTGGCCATCATCGTGGGTGTGGTGCTGTGTCAGCAGAACGGCTGGCTGGGCCTGGGTACACCTGACCCCCCGCCACCCCTCAGCGATAACCCTGACTTCCGGCCGTCCCAGGCACGGGAGCTAGACAGAACCGGGCGTGGCCGCGGCTCCAGGAACAGGGGCGCGCGTCTCCCCGGCCCCACTATAGACTACGACTATCCCGACGACGGGCCGCCCCCCAGGATCAGCGCCGGGCCAATCCTCCCCTCCGGTGAGAACGACCCCCTTCGCTCCCTCAACTTTGGCCCCGACGACCTGGCAGCAGCCGAAGCAGGGCATGGGGTGGGGGGCCGAGCCCCTCCCCTGCCTGTCTCCCCATCTGGTGCGCAGTCTGACTCTTCGAGAAACTGGGAGGGGGCGGAGAATCGTGCCGGGGTGGGCGGTGGCGGCAAGAGCCTCAGGCCACACCCAGGCCGCCGCCCAGCACCAGGGAATTTGCCAGACGCTTTCGTGCCCCAGGGCAGCCCCGGCGGCCAGGGTCGCCCCGCGGGGGTGGCTGGGGCAGGGATTCTGGACACCCTGATGTCTGTGGAGGAGCATGGCGTGGCAGGGGGCAGCCACGGACAGGGAGGCGTCTTCATGCCGGGCGGTGACGGGCGCAACACTGCAGGCAGCAACAGAGCATTTAATGGCGCTGGCAACACTGCTAGCAACAACAGAGCATTTGACGGCGCTGGCAGCACTGTAGGCAACAACAGAGCATTTAACGGCGCTGGCAACACTGCAGACAACAACAGAGCATTTAACGgcgctggcaacactgcaggcaACAACAGAGCATTTGACGgcgctggcaacactgcaggcaACAACAGAGCATTTAACGGCGCTGGCAATACTGCAGGTAACAACAGGGCATTTAACGgcgctggcaacactgcaggcaACAACATAGCATTTAACGgcgctggcaacactgcaggcaACAACAGAGCATTTAACGgcgctggcaacactgcaggcaACAACAGAGCATTTAACGgcgctggcaacactgcaggcaACAACAGAGCATTTAACGGCGCTGGCAACACTGCTGGCAACACCAGAGCATTTAATATTGCTGGCAACAACGGAGTATTTAACACCGCTGGCAACACTGCTGGCAACAACGGAGCATTTAGCGGAGCTAGAAGCACTGCTGCCAGCAATAATGTAGCATTTAACGCTGCTGGCAACACTGGTACTGGCAGCAGCAGCTCATTCAGCACCGCAGGTGTCACTGGTGCTGGCAGCAACGGAAGATTCAACGGCGCTGCCAACACTCCTGAGAACAACGCAGCACAGAACGCAGCCAGCATCGTAGGAGGGGGCGGCGACAGAGCATTTAACAGTGTTGGTAACGCAGGCACGGGCAGAAACGGGGCATTTAGAGTTGctgctaataatgatgatggtgccAACAGGGTATTCAGTGGTGTTGGTAACTCTGGTAGCGGTGCCAATGGAGCATTTAATGGTGCTGGCAACACTGGAGGTGGATCATTGAATGGTGCTGGCAACACTGGAGGTGGATCATTGAATGGTGCTGGCAACACTGGAGGTGGATCATTGAATGGTGCTGGCAACACTGGAGGTGGATCATTGAATGGTGCTGGCAACACTGGAGGTGGATCATTGAATGGTGCTGGCAACACTGGAG GTGGATCATTGAATGGTGCTGGCAACACTGGAGGTGGATCACTTAATGGTGCTGGCAACACTGGAGGTAGATCACTGAATGGTGCTGGCAACACTGGAGGTAGATCACTGAATGGTGCTGGCAACACTGGAG GTGGATCACTTAATGGTGCTGGCAACACTGGAG GTAGATCACTTAATGGTGCTGGCAACACTGGAGGTAGATCACTGATTGGTGCTGGCAACACTGGAGGTAGATCACTTAATGGTGCTGGCAACACTGGAGGTGGATCACTTAATGGTGCTGGCAACACTGGTGTCCGCGGCAACACTGGCGGCGTGATTAATATCGGCACAGTTGCTGAAAGCACTAGTCCTGCCGGCACTGGTGCTGGCAGTACTGGGTTGGAAGCCACTGGTGTTGGCACTGCCGGTGTGGGAGCCACAGGTCTTGGTAACGTTGATGTGGGAGCTACTGGAAGTAGAGCTAGAGGTGTTGGTAGCACTGGTGTAAGAGGAACTGGAGCTGGAGTCACTGGTGCTGATAACATTGGTGTAGGAGCTACTGGTAGTAGAGCTAGTGGTGCTGGTATTACTGGTGTGAGAGGCACAGGTGTTGGAAATACAGGCGTTGGTAACACTGGCATAGGTGCTACCGGTAACGGGGGTGTCTCACGCAGTGGTGTTGCTACCGATCGTAACGGTGACGGAACCCTTACTGGGGTTACTGGCAACACTGGGATGGGCAGCACCGGTACACTTGGTGGTGGTGTCAACGGAAACAGAGCAGTCAACACTGGTGGTAATGCTGCGACCACTCCTCTTGGTGGTATTGTTAACAATGGCAATGCAAGATTCAACAATGGTGTTGTCAACGCTGGTGCTGGCAGTGGTGGTTCCCGCAGTAACGGGAGGCGCCCTGCCGGCACCTTGCTACCTGTCACTACCTCCACAGTCAACACCGGTAGTAGCAACGCCTTTGCAAGTGGTGGTGTTCCCCTCCCCGGCCTAGGACCTCATGGAAATAGTGTGCCTAATACCGGTATTGGTAACGGTGGTAGTACTGGCAATACTAGGAACAGACCAAACGCTGGTGTTGGTAGTACTGGTTTGGGTATTGGCACAGGCAGTGCTGGTGTTAGTCATGATAGTGCTGGTACAGGTGTTGACAATACTGGTTTTGGCACTGGTGTTCGCAACGCCGGGGCAGGTATTGGTttaggtggtgctggtgctggaacTGATGTTGCTAATTCTGGTTTTGGTGCTGCTGTTGGCAGTGCTGGTAATACCGGTGTTGGCGGTGTTGGAGCTGATATGGGCACTGGTGTTGGCAAAGTTAGTGCTGGTGTTGGTAATGCTGGGAACAGATTTGCTGTCAGAGTTAATAATGATGACACTAGGACTGGTGTTAGCAATACTGGTGGCAGTGCTGTTCTAGGCAATGCTGGTGCCAGTAATTGGGTCACTAATAATGGTGCTGGAAATACTGCCGGCGCTGATACTAGTGATGCTAGTGTTGGCACTAAAGTTGTGAACGCTGGTGTTGGCGGTAGAGCTAGTAATGTTCGTACAGGTATAAGTGTTGGCAGTACTGGAGCTGGTGAGGATACAGGAAGACAGGATAACGCCGCGAGTATTATCGGCGCTGGCAGACCTGGCCTCGGGCTTAGTGGCGGGGCCGCGGTGGATGTTAGCGGTGACAGGGTCACTGATGGCGGCGGCGGAGTACGGCGGCCAGGGGGGCGGCAAAGCACTCGAGGGCGAGGAGTCTTACGGGACTTGGGTAATGGAAACAGAAACATAGGGCGGGGGAGTGCAGAACCCTCTAACTCCGCCCCCACCCCAGGATCTGAAGGAAGGGGCGGCCCCAGCGCCCCTGCCCAGCCCGCTCCGAGCAATACCCTAGGAGGCGGCGAAGCAGAGGCCAAGGCGGGACAGGGGCAGGGCAGCGTGGCGTCGCGGCGTACCGTGGCGGGACCGGGATTCACTGTGCAGCGGGGACAGGTGGTTGCCATGGCCACCATCACGCCGGACAGCCCCGACCCGACGCTGTTGCGCCCCGACCATGACGTCATCGTTCACATCTCCCCAAGCACGCAGGGTCCCGCCGTGACGCTGCTGGCCAACCCCGACAAGACAGGCGACACAACCATTGAAGCTACGGGAGGGGGAAGTGCTGGGACGGCGAGCACGGGTGCGGTGGGAGAGGGAAACAGGGCCGCTTCTTTGGGAGGGAGGGTTTCGGTGAGGATAGAAGGGCCGAGCCGAAGGAAGTTGACCCGGGAGCGTGTAAGCATGGTGCCGGGATCTGGGCGAGGCAACTCGGCGCGGGCGGGCGTGGTGTTGCGGCGGTGGGAGCACATGGATGATGCGGGCACGCTGAGCCGCGGCCTCGTGCGGCAGGACggctctttctccttcaccaacTGTCGACCCTCGGAGATATGCCGGGCCACGCAGGGCTGA